Proteins encoded by one window of Chrysemys picta bellii isolate R12L10 chromosome 10, ASM1138683v2, whole genome shotgun sequence:
- the LOC101951307 gene encoding kinesin-like protein KIF19 isoform X18, with product MSPAARGSQVSPGLRLRTALPVSYSPMASPLGSPLSAGQRRTGGLAPSPSSAMKDPSVEQQLTMVVLMDPSEDPDDILRANRSREKTFIFDMVFDHKATQEEVYVSTTKNLVEGIISGYNATVFAYGPTGAGKTYTMLGTDCDPGIYIRTLNDLFKAIEATSDNMDYTVSMSYLEIYNEVIRDLLNPSSGFLDLREDARGSIQIAGITEVSTTNAQEIKQLLTKGNIERTQEPTVANKTSSRSHAVLRVTVKQKSRVKNINEDVHVGRLFMVDLAGSERAVQTQNRGKRMKEGAHINRSLLALGNCISALSEKGGSRAQYVNFRDSKLTRLLKDSLGGNSRTVMIAHISPASIYFEESRTTLIYAYRAKNIKTRVKRNLLNVSYHIAQYTSIISDLRREIEGLKAKIENQEKEKSAIRSDVRDVQVEAHQDSEAYSRQEMNKLREQLIGAFKEQMEMRRSLMELEHTNIELHIDTSRHLLTIADWEREKTQHARKCYNKLVNGKEDENMEEADRELEGAGSPELHEVTVAREEINMLLAELRKTATLKSELERRLANAKKKASQMEKLLPKQITSVDQREVLRLLCKAHELEVGNTELQANASYKENLLCQKDFVIQRQQQHGLLCEEIIQQQQMLIKGHDIPVPETLGTLYQLHCRELEEGTLTRLLLLHSVMSSTLRSHQPPFFLWPQGGSALNIAQQLDLNKEEARKGLSGNRKGLPSGAKFELPSIVLESESDNYRSSKTTPARKLGNPDTHLSPTFFRLPRTPLHQQKPTGVAVGKMTSKLCSPTSLDLNRRKSAAEIALAPLSLEALTEIAVSTKSISRIAARRRSRARHREHGSQLTSGHFFEEDTSELKYLQSSFTPEPHVKDTVSIESLSAESQRKEQLYYTAKRELKKDREREKSAERKARKKRSRSLEPISQKISKAKHRTPSSHNMDNVSEDQLPRAKLFQPLKIMSNLSHATPAATKVKFPISHHTEENPLQVLEISNTPPSNVQQSNAGQTRGQVLQKRVKGPIDGASNQPKNQPITSFKNLPRSK from the exons ATGTCACCTGCCGCCCGGGGGTCGCAGgtctccccggggctgcggctgCGAACCGCTCTCCCTGTATCCTACAGCCCAATGGCTTCCCCCTTGGGCAGCCCTCTCAGCGCGGGGCAGAGGCGGACCGGAGGCCTGGCTCCGAGCCCCAGCTCGGCCATGAAGGATCCGAGCGTGGAGCAGCAGCTCACG ATGGTGGTTCTGATGGACCCAAGTGAAGATCCAGACGACATCTTGCGAGCCAATCGATCCCGAGAGAAGACATTTATATTTGATATGGTTTTTGATCACAAAGCGACCCAG GAGGAGGTGTACGTGTCCACGACCAAAAACTTGGTAGAAGGAATCATTTCTGGATACAATGCAACTGTTTTTGCATATGGCCCAACAG GGGCAGGGAAAACCTACACTATGCTAGGGACAGACTGTGATCCTGGGATCTACATCCGCACCCTAAATGACCTCTTTAAAGCCATTGAGGCAACCAGTGACAACATGGATTACACCGTCTCCATGTCGTACCTAGAG atttatAACGAAGTGATCCGTGACCTCCTGAATCCATCCTCTGGATTCCTAGACCTCAGAGAGGATGCTAGGGGTAGCATCCAGATAGCAGGAATTACTGAAGTCTCTACTACGAATGCGCAGGAG ATCAAGCAGCTGTTAACAAAAGGAAACATAGAACGCACTCAGGAACCCACCGTTGCCAACAAGACATCTTCCCGCTCACATGCAGTCCTCCGGGTCACAGTGAAACAGAAGAGTCGGGTGAAGAATATTAATGAGGACGTGCACGTGGGGAGGCTTTTCATGGTTGACTTGGCAGGGTCTGAGAGAGCAGTCCAG ACTCAGAACCGAGGCAAGAGAATGAAGGAGGGAGCCCATATCAACCGCTCGCTGCTAGCTCTGGGGAACTGCATCAGTGCCTTGAGTGAGAAGGGAGGAAGTCGGGCCCAGTATGTCAATTTTCGAGACAGCAAACTCACACGCTTGTTGAAG GACTCATTAGGGGGTAACAGCAGGACAGTTATGATTGCCCACATCAGTCCTGCCAGCATCTACTTTGAAGAATCTCGAACAACCTTGATCTATGCTTATCGAGCAAAAAACATCAAGACAAGG GTAAAACGCAACCTGCTGAATGTCTCCTATCACATTGCACAGTACACCAGCATCATTTCAGATCTACGCAGGGAGATTGAGGGTCTGAAGGCAAAGATTGAAAATCAGGAAAAGGAGAAGAGTGCAATCCGCTCTGACGTCAGGGATGTACAAG TGGAGGCACATCAGGATTCGGAGGCATACAGCCGGCAAGAGATGAACAAGTTACGGGAGCAGCTGATCGGGGCTTTCAAGGAGCAAATGGAGATGCGCCGCAGCCTCATGGAGCTGGAGCACACCAACATTGAGCTACACATTGATACCTCCAGGCATTTGCTAACGATTGCCGA CTGGGAACGAGAGAAGACTCAGCATGCTCGGAAGTGTTATAACAAGCTGGTGAACGGAAAGGAAGATGAAAACATGGAGGAGGCAGACAGAGAATTAGAGGGGGCAGGTTCTCCTGAACTTCATGAAGTCACTGTAGCAAGAGAGGAGATCAACATGCTGTTGGCAGAGCTGCGAAAAACAGCAACCTTAAAG TCGGAGCTGGAGCGGCGCTTAGCCAATGCCAAGAAAAAAGCCTCCCAGATGGAGAAGCTGTTACCCAAACAAATCACCAGTGTGGACCAGCGAGAGGTGCTGAGACTTCTCTGCAAGGCTCATGAACTGGAGGTGGGGAACACGGAGTTGCAGGCGAATGCCTCGTACAAGGAGAATCTGCTGTGCCAGAAGGATTTTGTCAtccagcggcagcagcagcacgggCTGCTCTGCGAGGAAATcattcagcagcagcaaatgCTGATCAAAG gCCATGACATCCCTGTCCCAGAGACCCTGGGGACGCTGTATCAACTGCACTGCCGTGAGCTAGAGGAGGGGACCCTGACCCGCCTGCTCCTGCTTCACTCTGTGATGTCCAGCACGCTGAGG TCCCACCAACCTCCTTTTTTTCTGTGGCCCCAGGGTGGCTCTGCTCTGAATATAGCTCAGCAGCTGGACCTAAACAAAGAAGAGGCCAGAAAAGGGCTATCTGGCAACAGGAAGGGTCTTCCTTCTGGAGCAAAGTTTGAGCTTCCGTCCATTGTCTTGGAGTCAGAGAG TGACAACTACAGATCATCTAAAACGACACCTGCTAGGAAACTGGGGAATCCAGATACCCATCTCAGCCCTACTTTCTTTCGCTTGCCAAGAACCCCACTGCACCAG CAGAAACCAACTGGCGTTGCTGTAGGAAAGATGACCTCCAAGCTATGTTCCCCCACCTCCCTGGACTTAAATAGGAGAAAGTCAGCTGCAGAGATCGCTCTTGCCCCACTCAGTCTGGAGGCCTTGACGGAGATTGCTGTTAGCACCAAAAGCATCTCCCGCATTGCAGCCAGACGGCGTTCCAGAGCCCGACACAGAGAGCATGGGAGTCAGCTTACCTCTGGGCATTTCTTTGAGGAGGATACATCGGAGCTGAAATATCTGCAGTCCAGCTTCACTCCAGAGCCTCACGTGAAAGACACCGTGAGTATCGAGAGCCTCTCAGCGGAGTCCCAGAGAAAGGAGCAGCTGTACTACACAGCCAAGAGAGAACTGAAGAAGGATCGAGAACGAGAGAAATCAGCTGAGAGGAAAGCCAGGAAGAAAAGATCTCGTTCCCTTGAACCAATCTCCCAAAAG ATCTCGAAAGCAAAGCATCGGACTCCCTCGAGCCACAATATGGACAATGTTTCTGAGGACCAGCTGCCCCGAGCTAAACTCTTCCAGCCGTTGAAGATCATGAGCAACTTATCCCATGCCACTCCTGCTGCCACCAAGGTCAAATTCCCCATCAGTCACCATACAG AAGAAAATCCATTACAGGTGCTGGAGATAAGCAACACTCCCCCAAGCAATGTTCAGCAGAGCAATGCAGGTCAGACCAGAGGCCAGGTCCTACAAAAGCGGGTCAAAG
- the LOC101951307 gene encoding kinesin-like protein KIF19 isoform X6, which translates to MSPAARGSQVSPGLRLRTALPVSYSPMASPLGSPLSAGQRRTGGLAPSPSSAMKDPSVEQQLTVALRIRPINEAELEENAAIIAHRVGDQMVVLMDPSEDPDDILRANRSREKTFIFDMVFDHKATQEEVYVSTTKNLVEGIISGYNATVFAYGPTGAGKTYTMLGTDCDPGIYIRTLNDLFKAIEATSDNMDYTVSMSYLEIYNEVIRDLLNPSSGFLDLREDARGSIQIAGITEVSTTNAQEIKQLLTKGNIERTQEPTVANKTSSRSHAVLRVTVKQKSRVKNINEDVHVGRLFMVDLAGSERAVQQTQNRGKRMKEGAHINRSLLALGNCISALSEKGGSRAQYVNFRDSKLTRLLKDSLGGNSRTVMIAHISPASIYFEESRTTLIYAYRAKNIKTRVKRNLLNVSYHIAQYTSIISDLRREIEGLKAKIENQEKEKSAIRSDVRDVQVEAHQDSEAYSRQEMNKLREQLIGAFKEQMEMRRSLMELEHTNIELHIDTSRHLLTIADWEREKTQHARKCYNKLVNGKEDENMEEADRELEGAGSPELHEVTVAREEINMLLAELRKTATLKSELERRLANAKKKASQMEKLLPKQITSVDQREVLRLLCKAHELEVGNTELQANASYKENLLCQKDFVIQRQQQHGLLCEEIIQQQQMLIKGHDIPVPETLGTLYQLHCRELEEGTLTRLLLLHSVMSSTLRGGSALNIAQQLDLNKEEARKGLSGNRKGLPSGAKFELPSIVLESESDNYRSSKTTPARKLGNPDTHLSPTFFRLPRTPLHQQKPTGVAVGKMTSKLCSPTSLDLNRRKSAAEIALAPLSLEALTEIAVSTKSISRIAARRRSRARHREHGSQLTSGHFFEEDTSELKYLQSSFTPEPHVKDTVSIESLSAESQRKEQLYYTAKRELKKDREREKSAERKARKKRSRSLEPISQKISKAKHRTPSSHNMDNVSEDQLPRAKLFQPLKIMSNLSHATPAATKVKFPISHHTEENPLQVLEISNTPPSNVQQSNAGQTRGQVLQKRVKGPIDGASNQPKNQPITSFKNLPRSK; encoded by the exons ATGTCACCTGCCGCCCGGGGGTCGCAGgtctccccggggctgcggctgCGAACCGCTCTCCCTGTATCCTACAGCCCAATGGCTTCCCCCTTGGGCAGCCCTCTCAGCGCGGGGCAGAGGCGGACCGGAGGCCTGGCTCCGAGCCCCAGCTCGGCCATGAAGGATCCGAGCGTGGAGCAGCAGCTCACG GTGGCTCTTCGGATTCGTCCAATCAATGAAGCTGAGCTGGAGGAAAACGCTGCTATCATAGCCCACAGAGTGGGTGACCAG ATGGTGGTTCTGATGGACCCAAGTGAAGATCCAGACGACATCTTGCGAGCCAATCGATCCCGAGAGAAGACATTTATATTTGATATGGTTTTTGATCACAAAGCGACCCAG GAGGAGGTGTACGTGTCCACGACCAAAAACTTGGTAGAAGGAATCATTTCTGGATACAATGCAACTGTTTTTGCATATGGCCCAACAG GGGCAGGGAAAACCTACACTATGCTAGGGACAGACTGTGATCCTGGGATCTACATCCGCACCCTAAATGACCTCTTTAAAGCCATTGAGGCAACCAGTGACAACATGGATTACACCGTCTCCATGTCGTACCTAGAG atttatAACGAAGTGATCCGTGACCTCCTGAATCCATCCTCTGGATTCCTAGACCTCAGAGAGGATGCTAGGGGTAGCATCCAGATAGCAGGAATTACTGAAGTCTCTACTACGAATGCGCAGGAG ATCAAGCAGCTGTTAACAAAAGGAAACATAGAACGCACTCAGGAACCCACCGTTGCCAACAAGACATCTTCCCGCTCACATGCAGTCCTCCGGGTCACAGTGAAACAGAAGAGTCGGGTGAAGAATATTAATGAGGACGTGCACGTGGGGAGGCTTTTCATGGTTGACTTGGCAGGGTCTGAGAGAGCAGTCCAG CAGACTCAGAACCGAGGCAAGAGAATGAAGGAGGGAGCCCATATCAACCGCTCGCTGCTAGCTCTGGGGAACTGCATCAGTGCCTTGAGTGAGAAGGGAGGAAGTCGGGCCCAGTATGTCAATTTTCGAGACAGCAAACTCACACGCTTGTTGAAG GACTCATTAGGGGGTAACAGCAGGACAGTTATGATTGCCCACATCAGTCCTGCCAGCATCTACTTTGAAGAATCTCGAACAACCTTGATCTATGCTTATCGAGCAAAAAACATCAAGACAAGG GTAAAACGCAACCTGCTGAATGTCTCCTATCACATTGCACAGTACACCAGCATCATTTCAGATCTACGCAGGGAGATTGAGGGTCTGAAGGCAAAGATTGAAAATCAGGAAAAGGAGAAGAGTGCAATCCGCTCTGACGTCAGGGATGTACAAG TGGAGGCACATCAGGATTCGGAGGCATACAGCCGGCAAGAGATGAACAAGTTACGGGAGCAGCTGATCGGGGCTTTCAAGGAGCAAATGGAGATGCGCCGCAGCCTCATGGAGCTGGAGCACACCAACATTGAGCTACACATTGATACCTCCAGGCATTTGCTAACGATTGCCGA CTGGGAACGAGAGAAGACTCAGCATGCTCGGAAGTGTTATAACAAGCTGGTGAACGGAAAGGAAGATGAAAACATGGAGGAGGCAGACAGAGAATTAGAGGGGGCAGGTTCTCCTGAACTTCATGAAGTCACTGTAGCAAGAGAGGAGATCAACATGCTGTTGGCAGAGCTGCGAAAAACAGCAACCTTAAAG TCGGAGCTGGAGCGGCGCTTAGCCAATGCCAAGAAAAAAGCCTCCCAGATGGAGAAGCTGTTACCCAAACAAATCACCAGTGTGGACCAGCGAGAGGTGCTGAGACTTCTCTGCAAGGCTCATGAACTGGAGGTGGGGAACACGGAGTTGCAGGCGAATGCCTCGTACAAGGAGAATCTGCTGTGCCAGAAGGATTTTGTCAtccagcggcagcagcagcacgggCTGCTCTGCGAGGAAATcattcagcagcagcaaatgCTGATCAAAG gCCATGACATCCCTGTCCCAGAGACCCTGGGGACGCTGTATCAACTGCACTGCCGTGAGCTAGAGGAGGGGACCCTGACCCGCCTGCTCCTGCTTCACTCTGTGATGTCCAGCACGCTGAGG GGTGGCTCTGCTCTGAATATAGCTCAGCAGCTGGACCTAAACAAAGAAGAGGCCAGAAAAGGGCTATCTGGCAACAGGAAGGGTCTTCCTTCTGGAGCAAAGTTTGAGCTTCCGTCCATTGTCTTGGAGTCAGAGAG TGACAACTACAGATCATCTAAAACGACACCTGCTAGGAAACTGGGGAATCCAGATACCCATCTCAGCCCTACTTTCTTTCGCTTGCCAAGAACCCCACTGCACCAG CAGAAACCAACTGGCGTTGCTGTAGGAAAGATGACCTCCAAGCTATGTTCCCCCACCTCCCTGGACTTAAATAGGAGAAAGTCAGCTGCAGAGATCGCTCTTGCCCCACTCAGTCTGGAGGCCTTGACGGAGATTGCTGTTAGCACCAAAAGCATCTCCCGCATTGCAGCCAGACGGCGTTCCAGAGCCCGACACAGAGAGCATGGGAGTCAGCTTACCTCTGGGCATTTCTTTGAGGAGGATACATCGGAGCTGAAATATCTGCAGTCCAGCTTCACTCCAGAGCCTCACGTGAAAGACACCGTGAGTATCGAGAGCCTCTCAGCGGAGTCCCAGAGAAAGGAGCAGCTGTACTACACAGCCAAGAGAGAACTGAAGAAGGATCGAGAACGAGAGAAATCAGCTGAGAGGAAAGCCAGGAAGAAAAGATCTCGTTCCCTTGAACCAATCTCCCAAAAG ATCTCGAAAGCAAAGCATCGGACTCCCTCGAGCCACAATATGGACAATGTTTCTGAGGACCAGCTGCCCCGAGCTAAACTCTTCCAGCCGTTGAAGATCATGAGCAACTTATCCCATGCCACTCCTGCTGCCACCAAGGTCAAATTCCCCATCAGTCACCATACAG AAGAAAATCCATTACAGGTGCTGGAGATAAGCAACACTCCCCCAAGCAATGTTCAGCAGAGCAATGCAGGTCAGACCAGAGGCCAGGTCCTACAAAAGCGGGTCAAAG
- the LOC101951307 gene encoding kinesin-like protein KIF19 isoform X3 has translation MSPAARGSQVSPGLRLRTALPVSYSPMASPLGSPLSAGQRRTGGLAPSPSSAMKDPSVEQQLTVALRIRPINEAELEENAAIIAHRVGDQMVVLMDPSEDPDDILRANRSREKTFIFDMVFDHKATQEEVYVSTTKNLVEGIISGYNATVFAYGPTGAGKTYTMLGTDCDPGIYIRTLNDLFKAIEATSDNMDYTVSMSYLEIYNEVIRDLLNPSSGFLDLREDARGSIQIAGITEVSTTNAQEIKQLLTKGNIERTQEPTVANKTSSRSHAVLRVTVKQKSRVKNINEDVHVGRLFMVDLAGSERAVQQTQNRGKRMKEGAHINRSLLALGNCISALSEKGGSRAQYVNFRDSKLTRLLKDSLGGNSRTVMIAHISPASIYFEESRTTLIYAYRAKNIKTRVKRNLLNVSYHIAQYTSIISDLRREIEGLKAKIENQEKEKSAIRSDVRDVQVEAHQDSEAYSRQEMNKLREQLIGAFKEQMEMRRSLMELEHTNIELHIDTSRHLLTIADWEREKTQHARKCYNKLVNGKEDENMEEADRELEGAGSPELHEVTVAREEINMLLAELRKTATLKSELERRLANAKKKASQMEKLLPKQITSVDQREVLRLLCKAHELEVGNTELQANASYKENLLCQKDFVIQRQQQHGLLCEEIIQQQQMLIKGHDIPVPETLGTLYQLHCRELEEGTLTRLLLLHSVMSSTLRSHQPPFFLWPQGGSALNIAQQLDLNKEEARKGLSGNRKGLPSGAKFELPSIVLESESDNYRSSKTTPARKLGNPDTHLSPTFFRLPRTPLHQKPTGVAVGKMTSKLCSPTSLDLNRRKSAAEIALAPLSLEALTEIAVSTKSISRIAARRRSRARHREHGSQLTSGHFFEEDTSELKYLQSSFTPEPHVKDTVSIESLSAESQRKEQLYYTAKRELKKDREREKSAERKARKKRSRSLEPISQKISKAKHRTPSSHNMDNVSEDQLPRAKLFQPLKIMSNLSHATPAATKVKFPISHHTEENPLQVLEISNTPPSNVQQSNAGQTRGQVLQKRVKGPIDGASNQPKNQPITSFKNLPRSK, from the exons ATGTCACCTGCCGCCCGGGGGTCGCAGgtctccccggggctgcggctgCGAACCGCTCTCCCTGTATCCTACAGCCCAATGGCTTCCCCCTTGGGCAGCCCTCTCAGCGCGGGGCAGAGGCGGACCGGAGGCCTGGCTCCGAGCCCCAGCTCGGCCATGAAGGATCCGAGCGTGGAGCAGCAGCTCACG GTGGCTCTTCGGATTCGTCCAATCAATGAAGCTGAGCTGGAGGAAAACGCTGCTATCATAGCCCACAGAGTGGGTGACCAG ATGGTGGTTCTGATGGACCCAAGTGAAGATCCAGACGACATCTTGCGAGCCAATCGATCCCGAGAGAAGACATTTATATTTGATATGGTTTTTGATCACAAAGCGACCCAG GAGGAGGTGTACGTGTCCACGACCAAAAACTTGGTAGAAGGAATCATTTCTGGATACAATGCAACTGTTTTTGCATATGGCCCAACAG GGGCAGGGAAAACCTACACTATGCTAGGGACAGACTGTGATCCTGGGATCTACATCCGCACCCTAAATGACCTCTTTAAAGCCATTGAGGCAACCAGTGACAACATGGATTACACCGTCTCCATGTCGTACCTAGAG atttatAACGAAGTGATCCGTGACCTCCTGAATCCATCCTCTGGATTCCTAGACCTCAGAGAGGATGCTAGGGGTAGCATCCAGATAGCAGGAATTACTGAAGTCTCTACTACGAATGCGCAGGAG ATCAAGCAGCTGTTAACAAAAGGAAACATAGAACGCACTCAGGAACCCACCGTTGCCAACAAGACATCTTCCCGCTCACATGCAGTCCTCCGGGTCACAGTGAAACAGAAGAGTCGGGTGAAGAATATTAATGAGGACGTGCACGTGGGGAGGCTTTTCATGGTTGACTTGGCAGGGTCTGAGAGAGCAGTCCAG CAGACTCAGAACCGAGGCAAGAGAATGAAGGAGGGAGCCCATATCAACCGCTCGCTGCTAGCTCTGGGGAACTGCATCAGTGCCTTGAGTGAGAAGGGAGGAAGTCGGGCCCAGTATGTCAATTTTCGAGACAGCAAACTCACACGCTTGTTGAAG GACTCATTAGGGGGTAACAGCAGGACAGTTATGATTGCCCACATCAGTCCTGCCAGCATCTACTTTGAAGAATCTCGAACAACCTTGATCTATGCTTATCGAGCAAAAAACATCAAGACAAGG GTAAAACGCAACCTGCTGAATGTCTCCTATCACATTGCACAGTACACCAGCATCATTTCAGATCTACGCAGGGAGATTGAGGGTCTGAAGGCAAAGATTGAAAATCAGGAAAAGGAGAAGAGTGCAATCCGCTCTGACGTCAGGGATGTACAAG TGGAGGCACATCAGGATTCGGAGGCATACAGCCGGCAAGAGATGAACAAGTTACGGGAGCAGCTGATCGGGGCTTTCAAGGAGCAAATGGAGATGCGCCGCAGCCTCATGGAGCTGGAGCACACCAACATTGAGCTACACATTGATACCTCCAGGCATTTGCTAACGATTGCCGA CTGGGAACGAGAGAAGACTCAGCATGCTCGGAAGTGTTATAACAAGCTGGTGAACGGAAAGGAAGATGAAAACATGGAGGAGGCAGACAGAGAATTAGAGGGGGCAGGTTCTCCTGAACTTCATGAAGTCACTGTAGCAAGAGAGGAGATCAACATGCTGTTGGCAGAGCTGCGAAAAACAGCAACCTTAAAG TCGGAGCTGGAGCGGCGCTTAGCCAATGCCAAGAAAAAAGCCTCCCAGATGGAGAAGCTGTTACCCAAACAAATCACCAGTGTGGACCAGCGAGAGGTGCTGAGACTTCTCTGCAAGGCTCATGAACTGGAGGTGGGGAACACGGAGTTGCAGGCGAATGCCTCGTACAAGGAGAATCTGCTGTGCCAGAAGGATTTTGTCAtccagcggcagcagcagcacgggCTGCTCTGCGAGGAAATcattcagcagcagcaaatgCTGATCAAAG gCCATGACATCCCTGTCCCAGAGACCCTGGGGACGCTGTATCAACTGCACTGCCGTGAGCTAGAGGAGGGGACCCTGACCCGCCTGCTCCTGCTTCACTCTGTGATGTCCAGCACGCTGAGG TCCCACCAACCTCCTTTTTTTCTGTGGCCCCAGGGTGGCTCTGCTCTGAATATAGCTCAGCAGCTGGACCTAAACAAAGAAGAGGCCAGAAAAGGGCTATCTGGCAACAGGAAGGGTCTTCCTTCTGGAGCAAAGTTTGAGCTTCCGTCCATTGTCTTGGAGTCAGAGAG TGACAACTACAGATCATCTAAAACGACACCTGCTAGGAAACTGGGGAATCCAGATACCCATCTCAGCCCTACTTTCTTTCGCTTGCCAAGAACCCCACTGCACCAG AAACCAACTGGCGTTGCTGTAGGAAAGATGACCTCCAAGCTATGTTCCCCCACCTCCCTGGACTTAAATAGGAGAAAGTCAGCTGCAGAGATCGCTCTTGCCCCACTCAGTCTGGAGGCCTTGACGGAGATTGCTGTTAGCACCAAAAGCATCTCCCGCATTGCAGCCAGACGGCGTTCCAGAGCCCGACACAGAGAGCATGGGAGTCAGCTTACCTCTGGGCATTTCTTTGAGGAGGATACATCGGAGCTGAAATATCTGCAGTCCAGCTTCACTCCAGAGCCTCACGTGAAAGACACCGTGAGTATCGAGAGCCTCTCAGCGGAGTCCCAGAGAAAGGAGCAGCTGTACTACACAGCCAAGAGAGAACTGAAGAAGGATCGAGAACGAGAGAAATCAGCTGAGAGGAAAGCCAGGAAGAAAAGATCTCGTTCCCTTGAACCAATCTCCCAAAAG ATCTCGAAAGCAAAGCATCGGACTCCCTCGAGCCACAATATGGACAATGTTTCTGAGGACCAGCTGCCCCGAGCTAAACTCTTCCAGCCGTTGAAGATCATGAGCAACTTATCCCATGCCACTCCTGCTGCCACCAAGGTCAAATTCCCCATCAGTCACCATACAG AAGAAAATCCATTACAGGTGCTGGAGATAAGCAACACTCCCCCAAGCAATGTTCAGCAGAGCAATGCAGGTCAGACCAGAGGCCAGGTCCTACAAAAGCGGGTCAAAG